One genomic segment of Gorilla gorilla gorilla isolate KB3781 chromosome 23, NHGRI_mGorGor1-v2.1_pri, whole genome shotgun sequence includes these proteins:
- the CCDC157 gene encoding coiled-coil domain-containing protein 157 isoform X5 → MAHLLGSQACMESLRTDLTDLQGAIVDVFSRAGPVRFPSWKFPDRMACDLDMVALLEHYDHVPGDPEFTQLSHAVLLELVIDRLLLLLQSCMSYLENLGSEQMMPPAQAAGPCMSVGLTVRRFWDSLLRLGTLHQQPLPQKGANQRETPTTKGEPARSPEYLTAKFIKPSSPVLGLPQTCQEPESIPVRASLQFPATTSRNTRSVHSQTIETALVPCDACASVQGSLRKVGKVVISLCQSQNLPSSLGQFQQLVQDSMGLRPLPAATVGRWAAEQRKDLTRLCKHVEALRAQLEEAEGQKDGLRKQAGKLEQALKQEQGARRRQAEEDEQCLSEWEHDKQQLLTETSDLKTKMATLERELKQQRESTQAVEAKAQQLQEEGERRAAAERQVQQLEEQVQQLEAQVQLLVGRLEGAGQQICWASTELDKEKARVDSMVRHQESLQAKQRALLKQLDSLDQECEELRGSLDEAEAQRARVEEQLQSEREQGQCQLRAQQELLQSLQREKQGLEQATTDLRLTILELEREVVELKERERLLVAFPDLHRPTETQIHGPIPLGTGGRSSSVESQITCPTDSGNVTDHMERQVQANDIRIRVLQEENGRLQSMLSKIREVAQQGGLKLIPQDRLWSPSSKGTQGATPPVQAQSTSPGSACYKTEPNHGRKIPLRSRAQWLTSVTPALWEAEAGGSPEIGSSRPA, encoded by the exons ATGGCGCACCTGCTGGGCAGCCAGGCCTGCATGGAGAGCCTGCGCACAGACCTCACCGACCTGCAGGGTGCCATCGTAGACGTCTTCTCCCGCGCCGGGCCTGTGCGCTTCCCCTCCTGGAAGTTCCCTGACCGCATGGCCTGTGACCTCGACATGGTGGCCCTGCTGGAGCACTATGACCATGTTCCAGGTGACCCCGAGTTCACGCAGCTGTCCCATGCCGTGCTGCTGGAGCTGGTCATCGACAG GCTCCTGCTGCTGCTTCAAAGCTGTATGAGCTACTTGGAGAACCTTGGCTCAGAGCAGATGATGCCCCCTGCACAGGCTGCGGGGCCCTGCATGTCCGTGGGGCTCACGGTGCGGCGCTTCTGGGACAGCCTGCTGAGGCTGGGCACGCTCCACCAGCAGCCACTCCCCCAG AAAGGGGCAAACCAAAGGGAGACTCCCACCACCAAGGGCGAGCCAGCCAGGAGCCCTGAATATCTGACTGCCAAGTTCATCAAGCCCTCCTCCCCAGTGCTAGGCTTGCCCCAGACCTGCCAAGAGCCAGAGAGCATCCCTGTCAGAGCCTCCCTGCAGTTCCCAGCGACGACGTCCAGGAACACCAGGAGTGTCCACTCCCAGACCATTGAGACGGCCCTGGTGCCCTGTGACGCATGCGCCAGCGTCCAGGGAAGCCTGCGGAAGGTGGGCAAGGTGGTCATCAGCCTGTGTCAGAGCCAGAACCTGCCCTCGTCCTTAGGCCAGTTCCAGCAACTGGTGCAGGACAGCATGGGGCTCAGGCCACTGCCGGCTGCCACCGTGGGCCGCTGGGCAGCAGAGCAGAGGAAAGACCTGACGCGCCTCTGTAAGCATGTGGAGGCCCTCAGGGCCCAGCTGGAGGAGGCCGAAGGGCAGAAGGATGGCCTGAGGAAGCAGGCGGGCAAGCTGGAGCAGGCGCTGAAACAGGAGCAGGGGGCACGGCGGCGACAGGCGGAGGAGGATGAGCAGTGCCTGTCTGAGTGGGAGCACGACAAACAGCAGCTGCTCACAG AAACAAGTGACCTAAAGACAAAGATGGCCACCCTGGAGAGAGAACTGAAACAGCAGCGGGAGTCCACGCAGGCTGTGG AGGCAAAGGCCCAGCAGCTGCAGGAGGAAGGCGAGCGCAGGGCGGCAGCGGAGAGGCAGGTGCAGCAGCTGGAGGAGCAGGTGCAGCAGTTGGAGGCGCAGGTGCAGCTGTTGGTGGGTCGGCTGGAGGGCGCTGGCCAGCAGATCTGCTGGGCCAGCACGGAGCTGGATAAGGAGAAGGCCCGTGTCGACAGCATGGTCCGCCACCAGGAG TCTCTGCAGGCCAAGCAGCGAGCCCTGCTAAAGCAGCTGGACAGCCTGGACCAGGAATGTGAGGAGCTGCGGGGCAGCCTGGACGAGGCTGAGGCCCAGCGGGCCCGCGTGGAGGAGCAGCTGCAGAGCGAGCGGGAGCAGGGGCAATGCCAGCTCAGGGCCCAGCAG GAGCTGCTGCAGAGCCTGCAGAGGGAGAAGCAAGGCCTGGAGCAGGCGACTACGGACCTGCGGCTAACCATCCTGGAGCTAGAACGGGAGGTGGTGGAGCTGAAGGAGCGGGAGCGGCTGCTGGTGGCCTTCCCAGACCTGCACAGGCCCACTGAGACCCAGATCCATG GTCCTATCCCATTGGGCACAGGAGGCAGATCCAGCAGCGTGGAATCCCAGATAACATGTCCCACAGACTCTGGCAACGTCACAGATCACATGGAGAGGCAAGTGCAGGCCAACGACATCCGCATCCGGGTCCTACAGGAGGAGAACGGGCGGCTCCAATCAATGCTGTCCAAAATCCGGGAAGTGGCCCAGCAGGGTGGCCTCAAG ctgatCCCGCAGGACCGGCTCTGGTCCCCTTCCAGCAAGGGAACCCAGGGAGCAACACCACCAGTCCAGGCCCAGAGCACATCCCCAGG GTCAGCTTGCTATAAGACAGAACCCAACCATGGGCGTAAAATCCCTTTgagaagccgggcgcagtggctcacgtctgtaaccccagcactttgggaggccgaggcaggcggatcacctgagatcgggagttcgagaccagcctga
- the CCDC157 gene encoding coiled-coil domain-containing protein 157 isoform X4, producing the protein MAHLLGSQACMESLRTDLTDLQGAIVDVFSRAGPVRFPSWKFPDRMACDLDMVALLEHYDHVPGDPEFTQLSHAVLLELVIDRLLLLLQSCMSYLENLGSEQMMPPAQAAGPCMSVGLTVRRFWDSLLRLGTLHQQPLPQKGANQRETPTTKGEPARSPEYLTAKFIKPSSPVLGLPQTCQEPESIPVRASLQFPATTSRNTRSVHSQTIETALVPCDACASVQGSLRKVGKVVISLCQSQNLPSSLGQFQQLVQDSMGLRPLPAATVGRWAAEQRKDLTRLCKHVEALRAQLEEAEGQKDGLRKQAGKLEQALKQEQGARRRQAEEDEQCLSEWEHDKQQLLTETSDLKTKMATLERELKQQRESTQAVEAKAQQLQEEGERRAAAERQVQQLEEQVQQLEAQVQLLVGRLEGAGQQICWASTELDKEKARVDSMVRHQESLQAKQRALLKQLDSLDQECEELRGSLDEAEAQRARVEEQLQSEREQGQCQLRAQQELLQSLQREKQGLEQATTDLRLTILELEREVVELKERERLLVAFPDLHRPTETQIHGGRSSSVESQITCPTDSGNVTDHMERQVQANDIRIRVLQEENGRLQSMLSKIREVAQQGGLKLIPQDRLWSPSSKGTQGATPPVQAQSTSPGPLGRQHLPSSRTGRTLLGQPCTSPPRQSCASPSRQPCSQPSKSLLEGVTHLDTCTQNPIKVLVRLRKRLSPGRGQASSAHQPQERPM; encoded by the exons ATGGCGCACCTGCTGGGCAGCCAGGCCTGCATGGAGAGCCTGCGCACAGACCTCACCGACCTGCAGGGTGCCATCGTAGACGTCTTCTCCCGCGCCGGGCCTGTGCGCTTCCCCTCCTGGAAGTTCCCTGACCGCATGGCCTGTGACCTCGACATGGTGGCCCTGCTGGAGCACTATGACCATGTTCCAGGTGACCCCGAGTTCACGCAGCTGTCCCATGCCGTGCTGCTGGAGCTGGTCATCGACAG GCTCCTGCTGCTGCTTCAAAGCTGTATGAGCTACTTGGAGAACCTTGGCTCAGAGCAGATGATGCCCCCTGCACAGGCTGCGGGGCCCTGCATGTCCGTGGGGCTCACGGTGCGGCGCTTCTGGGACAGCCTGCTGAGGCTGGGCACGCTCCACCAGCAGCCACTCCCCCAG AAAGGGGCAAACCAAAGGGAGACTCCCACCACCAAGGGCGAGCCAGCCAGGAGCCCTGAATATCTGACTGCCAAGTTCATCAAGCCCTCCTCCCCAGTGCTAGGCTTGCCCCAGACCTGCCAAGAGCCAGAGAGCATCCCTGTCAGAGCCTCCCTGCAGTTCCCAGCGACGACGTCCAGGAACACCAGGAGTGTCCACTCCCAGACCATTGAGACGGCCCTGGTGCCCTGTGACGCATGCGCCAGCGTCCAGGGAAGCCTGCGGAAGGTGGGCAAGGTGGTCATCAGCCTGTGTCAGAGCCAGAACCTGCCCTCGTCCTTAGGCCAGTTCCAGCAACTGGTGCAGGACAGCATGGGGCTCAGGCCACTGCCGGCTGCCACCGTGGGCCGCTGGGCAGCAGAGCAGAGGAAAGACCTGACGCGCCTCTGTAAGCATGTGGAGGCCCTCAGGGCCCAGCTGGAGGAGGCCGAAGGGCAGAAGGATGGCCTGAGGAAGCAGGCGGGCAAGCTGGAGCAGGCGCTGAAACAGGAGCAGGGGGCACGGCGGCGACAGGCGGAGGAGGATGAGCAGTGCCTGTCTGAGTGGGAGCACGACAAACAGCAGCTGCTCACAG AAACAAGTGACCTAAAGACAAAGATGGCCACCCTGGAGAGAGAACTGAAACAGCAGCGGGAGTCCACGCAGGCTGTGG AGGCAAAGGCCCAGCAGCTGCAGGAGGAAGGCGAGCGCAGGGCGGCAGCGGAGAGGCAGGTGCAGCAGCTGGAGGAGCAGGTGCAGCAGTTGGAGGCGCAGGTGCAGCTGTTGGTGGGTCGGCTGGAGGGCGCTGGCCAGCAGATCTGCTGGGCCAGCACGGAGCTGGATAAGGAGAAGGCCCGTGTCGACAGCATGGTCCGCCACCAGGAG TCTCTGCAGGCCAAGCAGCGAGCCCTGCTAAAGCAGCTGGACAGCCTGGACCAGGAATGTGAGGAGCTGCGGGGCAGCCTGGACGAGGCTGAGGCCCAGCGGGCCCGCGTGGAGGAGCAGCTGCAGAGCGAGCGGGAGCAGGGGCAATGCCAGCTCAGGGCCCAGCAG GAGCTGCTGCAGAGCCTGCAGAGGGAGAAGCAAGGCCTGGAGCAGGCGACTACGGACCTGCGGCTAACCATCCTGGAGCTAGAACGGGAGGTGGTGGAGCTGAAGGAGCGGGAGCGGCTGCTGGTGGCCTTCCCAGACCTGCACAGGCCCACTGAGACCCAGATCCATG GAGGCAGATCCAGCAGCGTGGAATCCCAGATAACATGTCCCACAGACTCTGGCAACGTCACAGATCACATGGAGAGGCAAGTGCAGGCCAACGACATCCGCATCCGGGTCCTACAGGAGGAGAACGGGCGGCTCCAATCAATGCTGTCCAAAATCCGGGAAGTGGCCCAGCAGGGTGGCCTCAAG ctgatCCCGCAGGACCGGCTCTGGTCCCCTTCCAGCAAGGGAACCCAGGGAGCAACACCACCAGTCCAGGCCCAGAGCACATCCCCAGG GCCTCTGGGCAGACAGCACCTTCCTAGCAGCAGGACGGGTAGGACCCTGCTGGGCCAGCCCTGCACATCCCCACCTCGGCAGTCCTGCGCATCCCCATCTCGGCAGCCCTGCAGCCAGCCCAGCAAGTCCTTGCTGGAGGGTGTGACCCACTTGGACACCTGCACCCAGAACCCCATCAAGGTCTTGGTCAGGCTGAGAAAGAGACTGTCACCTGGCCGGGGACAGGCCAGCTCTGCACACCAGCCCCAGGAGCGGCCCATGTAG
- the CCDC157 gene encoding coiled-coil domain-containing protein 157 isoform X2, translating to MAHLLGSQACMESLRTDLTDLQGAIVDVFSRAGPVRFPSWKFPDRMACDLDMVALLEHYDHVPGDPEFTQLSHAVLLELVIDRLLLLLQSCMSYLENLGSEQMMPPAQAAGPCMSVGLTVRRFWDSLLRLGTLHQQPLPQKGANQRETPTTKGEPARSPEYLTAKFIKPSSPVLGLPQTCQEPESIPVRASLQFPATTSRNTRSVHSQTIETALVPCDACASVQGSLRKVGKVVISLCQSQNLPSSLGQFQQLVQDSMGLRPLPAATVGRWAAEQRKDLTRLCKHVEALRAQLEEAEGQKDGLRKQAGKLEQALKQEQGARRRQAEEDEQCLSEWEHDKQQLLTETSDLKTKMATLERELKQQRESTQAVEAKAQQLQEEGERRAAAERQVQQLEEQVQQLEAQVQLLVGRLEGAGQQICWASTELDKEKARVDSMVRHQESLQAKQRALLKQLDSLDQECEELRGSLDEAEAQRARVEEQLQSEREQGQCQLRAQQELLQSLQREKQGLEQATTDLRLTILELEREVVELKERERLLVAFPDLHRPTETQIHGGRSSSVESQITCPTDSGNVTDHMERQVQANDIRIRVLQEENGRLQSMLSKIREVAQQGGLKLIPQDRLWSPSSKGTQGATPPVQAQSTSPGPLGRQHLPSSRTGRTLLGQPCTSPPRQSCASPSRQPCSQPSKSLLEGVTHLDTCTQNPIKEMVTVMKVSLNPGGHSPRRPLKAGQGLHQAEDTLPALAFPSLSLGGLFSPGCHAAKHLGLWFSS from the exons ATGGCGCACCTGCTGGGCAGCCAGGCCTGCATGGAGAGCCTGCGCACAGACCTCACCGACCTGCAGGGTGCCATCGTAGACGTCTTCTCCCGCGCCGGGCCTGTGCGCTTCCCCTCCTGGAAGTTCCCTGACCGCATGGCCTGTGACCTCGACATGGTGGCCCTGCTGGAGCACTATGACCATGTTCCAGGTGACCCCGAGTTCACGCAGCTGTCCCATGCCGTGCTGCTGGAGCTGGTCATCGACAG GCTCCTGCTGCTGCTTCAAAGCTGTATGAGCTACTTGGAGAACCTTGGCTCAGAGCAGATGATGCCCCCTGCACAGGCTGCGGGGCCCTGCATGTCCGTGGGGCTCACGGTGCGGCGCTTCTGGGACAGCCTGCTGAGGCTGGGCACGCTCCACCAGCAGCCACTCCCCCAG AAAGGGGCAAACCAAAGGGAGACTCCCACCACCAAGGGCGAGCCAGCCAGGAGCCCTGAATATCTGACTGCCAAGTTCATCAAGCCCTCCTCCCCAGTGCTAGGCTTGCCCCAGACCTGCCAAGAGCCAGAGAGCATCCCTGTCAGAGCCTCCCTGCAGTTCCCAGCGACGACGTCCAGGAACACCAGGAGTGTCCACTCCCAGACCATTGAGACGGCCCTGGTGCCCTGTGACGCATGCGCCAGCGTCCAGGGAAGCCTGCGGAAGGTGGGCAAGGTGGTCATCAGCCTGTGTCAGAGCCAGAACCTGCCCTCGTCCTTAGGCCAGTTCCAGCAACTGGTGCAGGACAGCATGGGGCTCAGGCCACTGCCGGCTGCCACCGTGGGCCGCTGGGCAGCAGAGCAGAGGAAAGACCTGACGCGCCTCTGTAAGCATGTGGAGGCCCTCAGGGCCCAGCTGGAGGAGGCCGAAGGGCAGAAGGATGGCCTGAGGAAGCAGGCGGGCAAGCTGGAGCAGGCGCTGAAACAGGAGCAGGGGGCACGGCGGCGACAGGCGGAGGAGGATGAGCAGTGCCTGTCTGAGTGGGAGCACGACAAACAGCAGCTGCTCACAG AAACAAGTGACCTAAAGACAAAGATGGCCACCCTGGAGAGAGAACTGAAACAGCAGCGGGAGTCCACGCAGGCTGTGG AGGCAAAGGCCCAGCAGCTGCAGGAGGAAGGCGAGCGCAGGGCGGCAGCGGAGAGGCAGGTGCAGCAGCTGGAGGAGCAGGTGCAGCAGTTGGAGGCGCAGGTGCAGCTGTTGGTGGGTCGGCTGGAGGGCGCTGGCCAGCAGATCTGCTGGGCCAGCACGGAGCTGGATAAGGAGAAGGCCCGTGTCGACAGCATGGTCCGCCACCAGGAG TCTCTGCAGGCCAAGCAGCGAGCCCTGCTAAAGCAGCTGGACAGCCTGGACCAGGAATGTGAGGAGCTGCGGGGCAGCCTGGACGAGGCTGAGGCCCAGCGGGCCCGCGTGGAGGAGCAGCTGCAGAGCGAGCGGGAGCAGGGGCAATGCCAGCTCAGGGCCCAGCAG GAGCTGCTGCAGAGCCTGCAGAGGGAGAAGCAAGGCCTGGAGCAGGCGACTACGGACCTGCGGCTAACCATCCTGGAGCTAGAACGGGAGGTGGTGGAGCTGAAGGAGCGGGAGCGGCTGCTGGTGGCCTTCCCAGACCTGCACAGGCCCACTGAGACCCAGATCCATG GAGGCAGATCCAGCAGCGTGGAATCCCAGATAACATGTCCCACAGACTCTGGCAACGTCACAGATCACATGGAGAGGCAAGTGCAGGCCAACGACATCCGCATCCGGGTCCTACAGGAGGAGAACGGGCGGCTCCAATCAATGCTGTCCAAAATCCGGGAAGTGGCCCAGCAGGGTGGCCTCAAG ctgatCCCGCAGGACCGGCTCTGGTCCCCTTCCAGCAAGGGAACCCAGGGAGCAACACCACCAGTCCAGGCCCAGAGCACATCCCCAGG GCCTCTGGGCAGACAGCACCTTCCTAGCAGCAGGACGGGTAGGACCCTGCTGGGCCAGCCCTGCACATCCCCACCTCGGCAGTCCTGCGCATCCCCATCTCGGCAGCCCTGCAGCCAGCCCAGCAAGTCCTTGCTGGAGGGTGTGACCCACTTGGACACCTGCACCCAGAACCCCATCAAG GAAATGGTGACCGTCATGAAGGTTTCTCTAAATCCTGGAGGTCATAGCCCCAGGAGGCCACTGAAGGCGGGGCAAGGCCTCCACCAAGCAGAGGACACCCTGCCAGCCCTGGCTTTCCCATCCCTGTCCCTTGGGGGTCTCTTCAGCCCAGGGTGCCATGCGGCCAAGCATCTGGGGCTCTGGTTTTCCTCATGA
- the CCDC157 gene encoding coiled-coil domain-containing protein 157 isoform X3: protein MAHLLGSQACMESLRTDLTDLQGAIVDVFSRAGPVRFPSWKFPDRMACDLDMVALLEHYDHVPGDPEFTQLSHAVLLELVIDRLLLLLQSCMSYLENLGSEQMMPPAQAAGPCMSVGLTVRRFWDSLLRLGTLHQQPLPQKGANQRETPTTKGEPARSPEYLTAKFIKPSSPVLGLPQTCQEPESIPVRASLQFPATTSRNTRSVHSQTIETALVPCDACASVQGSLRKVGKVVISLCQSQNLPSSLGQFQQLVQDSMGLRPLPAATVGRWAAEQRKDLTRLCKHVEALRAQLEEAEGQKDGLRKQAGKLEQALKQEQGARRRQAEEDEQCLSEWEHDKQQLLTETSDLKTKMATLERELKQQRESTQAVEAKAQQLQEEGERRAAAERQVQQLEEQVQQLEAQVQLLVGRLEGAGQQICWASTELDKEKARVDSMVRHQESLQAKQRALLKQLDSLDQECEELRGSLDEAEAQRARVEEQLQSEREQGQCQLRAQQELLQSLQREKQGLEQATTDLRLTILELEREVVELKERERLLVAFPDLHRPTETQIHGPIPLGTGGRSSSVESQITCPTDSGNVTDHMERQVQANDIRIRVLQEENGRLQSMLSKIREVAQQGGLKLIPQDRLWSPSSKGTQGATPPVQAQSTSPGPLGRQHLPSSRTGRTLLGQPCTSPPRQSCASPSRQPCSQPSKSLLEGVTHLDTCTQNPIKVLVRLRKRLSPGRGQASSAHQPQERPM, encoded by the exons ATGGCGCACCTGCTGGGCAGCCAGGCCTGCATGGAGAGCCTGCGCACAGACCTCACCGACCTGCAGGGTGCCATCGTAGACGTCTTCTCCCGCGCCGGGCCTGTGCGCTTCCCCTCCTGGAAGTTCCCTGACCGCATGGCCTGTGACCTCGACATGGTGGCCCTGCTGGAGCACTATGACCATGTTCCAGGTGACCCCGAGTTCACGCAGCTGTCCCATGCCGTGCTGCTGGAGCTGGTCATCGACAG GCTCCTGCTGCTGCTTCAAAGCTGTATGAGCTACTTGGAGAACCTTGGCTCAGAGCAGATGATGCCCCCTGCACAGGCTGCGGGGCCCTGCATGTCCGTGGGGCTCACGGTGCGGCGCTTCTGGGACAGCCTGCTGAGGCTGGGCACGCTCCACCAGCAGCCACTCCCCCAG AAAGGGGCAAACCAAAGGGAGACTCCCACCACCAAGGGCGAGCCAGCCAGGAGCCCTGAATATCTGACTGCCAAGTTCATCAAGCCCTCCTCCCCAGTGCTAGGCTTGCCCCAGACCTGCCAAGAGCCAGAGAGCATCCCTGTCAGAGCCTCCCTGCAGTTCCCAGCGACGACGTCCAGGAACACCAGGAGTGTCCACTCCCAGACCATTGAGACGGCCCTGGTGCCCTGTGACGCATGCGCCAGCGTCCAGGGAAGCCTGCGGAAGGTGGGCAAGGTGGTCATCAGCCTGTGTCAGAGCCAGAACCTGCCCTCGTCCTTAGGCCAGTTCCAGCAACTGGTGCAGGACAGCATGGGGCTCAGGCCACTGCCGGCTGCCACCGTGGGCCGCTGGGCAGCAGAGCAGAGGAAAGACCTGACGCGCCTCTGTAAGCATGTGGAGGCCCTCAGGGCCCAGCTGGAGGAGGCCGAAGGGCAGAAGGATGGCCTGAGGAAGCAGGCGGGCAAGCTGGAGCAGGCGCTGAAACAGGAGCAGGGGGCACGGCGGCGACAGGCGGAGGAGGATGAGCAGTGCCTGTCTGAGTGGGAGCACGACAAACAGCAGCTGCTCACAG AAACAAGTGACCTAAAGACAAAGATGGCCACCCTGGAGAGAGAACTGAAACAGCAGCGGGAGTCCACGCAGGCTGTGG AGGCAAAGGCCCAGCAGCTGCAGGAGGAAGGCGAGCGCAGGGCGGCAGCGGAGAGGCAGGTGCAGCAGCTGGAGGAGCAGGTGCAGCAGTTGGAGGCGCAGGTGCAGCTGTTGGTGGGTCGGCTGGAGGGCGCTGGCCAGCAGATCTGCTGGGCCAGCACGGAGCTGGATAAGGAGAAGGCCCGTGTCGACAGCATGGTCCGCCACCAGGAG TCTCTGCAGGCCAAGCAGCGAGCCCTGCTAAAGCAGCTGGACAGCCTGGACCAGGAATGTGAGGAGCTGCGGGGCAGCCTGGACGAGGCTGAGGCCCAGCGGGCCCGCGTGGAGGAGCAGCTGCAGAGCGAGCGGGAGCAGGGGCAATGCCAGCTCAGGGCCCAGCAG GAGCTGCTGCAGAGCCTGCAGAGGGAGAAGCAAGGCCTGGAGCAGGCGACTACGGACCTGCGGCTAACCATCCTGGAGCTAGAACGGGAGGTGGTGGAGCTGAAGGAGCGGGAGCGGCTGCTGGTGGCCTTCCCAGACCTGCACAGGCCCACTGAGACCCAGATCCATG GTCCTATCCCATTGGGCACAGGAGGCAGATCCAGCAGCGTGGAATCCCAGATAACATGTCCCACAGACTCTGGCAACGTCACAGATCACATGGAGAGGCAAGTGCAGGCCAACGACATCCGCATCCGGGTCCTACAGGAGGAGAACGGGCGGCTCCAATCAATGCTGTCCAAAATCCGGGAAGTGGCCCAGCAGGGTGGCCTCAAG ctgatCCCGCAGGACCGGCTCTGGTCCCCTTCCAGCAAGGGAACCCAGGGAGCAACACCACCAGTCCAGGCCCAGAGCACATCCCCAGG GCCTCTGGGCAGACAGCACCTTCCTAGCAGCAGGACGGGTAGGACCCTGCTGGGCCAGCCCTGCACATCCCCACCTCGGCAGTCCTGCGCATCCCCATCTCGGCAGCCCTGCAGCCAGCCCAGCAAGTCCTTGCTGGAGGGTGTGACCCACTTGGACACCTGCACCCAGAACCCCATCAAGGTCTTGGTCAGGCTGAGAAAGAGACTGTCACCTGGCCGGGGACAGGCCAGCTCTGCACACCAGCCCCAGGAGCGGCCCATGTAG
- the CCDC157 gene encoding coiled-coil domain-containing protein 157 isoform X8, with protein MAHLLGSQACMESLRTDLTDLQGAIVDVFSRAGPVRFPSWKFPDRMACDLDMVALLEHYDHVPGDPEFTQLSHAVLLELVIDRLLLLLQSCMSYLENLGSEQMMPPAQAAGPCMSVGLTVRRFWDSLLRLGTLHQQPLPQKGANQRETPTTKGEPARSPEYLTAKFIKPSSPVLGLPQTCQEPESIPVRASLQFPATTSRNTRSVHSQTIETALVPCDACASVQGSLRKVGKVVISLCQSQNLPSSLGQFQQLVQDSMGLRPLPAATVGRWAAEQRKDLTRLCKHVEALRAQLEEAEGQKDGLRKQAGKLEQALKQEQGARRRQAEEDEQCLSEWEHDKQQLLTETSDLKTKMATLERELKQQRESTQAVEAKAQQLQEEGERRAAAERQVQQLEEQVQQLEAQVQLLVGRLEGAGQQICWASTELDKEKARVDSMVRHQESLQAKQRALLKQLDSLDQECEELRGSLDEAEAQRARVEEQLQSEREQGQCQLRAQQELLQSLQREKQGLEQATTDLRLTILELEREVVELKERERLLVAFPDLHRPTETQIHGPIPLGTGGRSSSVESQITCPTDSGNVTDHMES; from the exons ATGGCGCACCTGCTGGGCAGCCAGGCCTGCATGGAGAGCCTGCGCACAGACCTCACCGACCTGCAGGGTGCCATCGTAGACGTCTTCTCCCGCGCCGGGCCTGTGCGCTTCCCCTCCTGGAAGTTCCCTGACCGCATGGCCTGTGACCTCGACATGGTGGCCCTGCTGGAGCACTATGACCATGTTCCAGGTGACCCCGAGTTCACGCAGCTGTCCCATGCCGTGCTGCTGGAGCTGGTCATCGACAG GCTCCTGCTGCTGCTTCAAAGCTGTATGAGCTACTTGGAGAACCTTGGCTCAGAGCAGATGATGCCCCCTGCACAGGCTGCGGGGCCCTGCATGTCCGTGGGGCTCACGGTGCGGCGCTTCTGGGACAGCCTGCTGAGGCTGGGCACGCTCCACCAGCAGCCACTCCCCCAG AAAGGGGCAAACCAAAGGGAGACTCCCACCACCAAGGGCGAGCCAGCCAGGAGCCCTGAATATCTGACTGCCAAGTTCATCAAGCCCTCCTCCCCAGTGCTAGGCTTGCCCCAGACCTGCCAAGAGCCAGAGAGCATCCCTGTCAGAGCCTCCCTGCAGTTCCCAGCGACGACGTCCAGGAACACCAGGAGTGTCCACTCCCAGACCATTGAGACGGCCCTGGTGCCCTGTGACGCATGCGCCAGCGTCCAGGGAAGCCTGCGGAAGGTGGGCAAGGTGGTCATCAGCCTGTGTCAGAGCCAGAACCTGCCCTCGTCCTTAGGCCAGTTCCAGCAACTGGTGCAGGACAGCATGGGGCTCAGGCCACTGCCGGCTGCCACCGTGGGCCGCTGGGCAGCAGAGCAGAGGAAAGACCTGACGCGCCTCTGTAAGCATGTGGAGGCCCTCAGGGCCCAGCTGGAGGAGGCCGAAGGGCAGAAGGATGGCCTGAGGAAGCAGGCGGGCAAGCTGGAGCAGGCGCTGAAACAGGAGCAGGGGGCACGGCGGCGACAGGCGGAGGAGGATGAGCAGTGCCTGTCTGAGTGGGAGCACGACAAACAGCAGCTGCTCACAG AAACAAGTGACCTAAAGACAAAGATGGCCACCCTGGAGAGAGAACTGAAACAGCAGCGGGAGTCCACGCAGGCTGTGG AGGCAAAGGCCCAGCAGCTGCAGGAGGAAGGCGAGCGCAGGGCGGCAGCGGAGAGGCAGGTGCAGCAGCTGGAGGAGCAGGTGCAGCAGTTGGAGGCGCAGGTGCAGCTGTTGGTGGGTCGGCTGGAGGGCGCTGGCCAGCAGATCTGCTGGGCCAGCACGGAGCTGGATAAGGAGAAGGCCCGTGTCGACAGCATGGTCCGCCACCAGGAG TCTCTGCAGGCCAAGCAGCGAGCCCTGCTAAAGCAGCTGGACAGCCTGGACCAGGAATGTGAGGAGCTGCGGGGCAGCCTGGACGAGGCTGAGGCCCAGCGGGCCCGCGTGGAGGAGCAGCTGCAGAGCGAGCGGGAGCAGGGGCAATGCCAGCTCAGGGCCCAGCAG GAGCTGCTGCAGAGCCTGCAGAGGGAGAAGCAAGGCCTGGAGCAGGCGACTACGGACCTGCGGCTAACCATCCTGGAGCTAGAACGGGAGGTGGTGGAGCTGAAGGAGCGGGAGCGGCTGCTGGTGGCCTTCCCAGACCTGCACAGGCCCACTGAGACCCAGATCCATG GTCCTATCCCATTGGGCACAGGAGGCAGATCCAGCAGCGTGGAATCCCAGATAACATGTCCCACAGACTCTGGCAACGTCACAGATCACATGGAGAG ctga